Genomic segment of Vitis riparia cultivar Riparia Gloire de Montpellier isolate 1030 chromosome 19, EGFV_Vit.rip_1.0, whole genome shotgun sequence:
TGTGAAAATGGAATTCGTAAAACACCATTTTAAAGTTTTCAAGTAATATCAAACAAGGATTTCCGTACAAAtgaataattatcaaaacataaaaaatttctcaaccaaccattttcaccTTATCATATGTCATCACAATGTCTTTTGTATACATTTTTTGGTTGCTCATCAACTGCTTGACCATGgatatctttaatattttttagactCTCACCTAAGGACATTCATTTAAGCccttattatatttaaatatggaTATACTCAAAGTAAGTTTGGTTGTGTCAcctcaaatcatattttataaaaccttGAAAAGTTTTAAGTCACAATGAACTTCCTTACCTAGTGTAATGCTTCACCAAATAATTTTAGTTCTCCATTTCTTTACTTAGGTTACACTTAAATTACAACTTGACACAAAgaaaagagcaaaaaaaaaaaaaaaaaaaaaaaaaacaattgttaaACTATCAAACAACATCCAAGAAAACAATTGTTTGACTTTTAAGCTGCTATTATGTCTTATTATGAAGCAATCTAAGTATCCCTTTATTAGCTTTTTGTTACACCGGTATTCAACCCATTTTTAAAGCAAGATTATGAAGACAAGTTGTTCCCCTTTAGAAGACAGATGCAATATGCcaatttttggttttggtttgtttttgaGTGAAATTATCACAACAATTAGAAGATAATTTCAAATGTTTCAAATGTTTTGATGACTATTTCCAATTACAACTCTTTGCTCAaggtttaattttgaaatctgtttgaaaaatcaatttcacaCTTCAATTTCAGGttttactttgatttttaaCTGATCATAGTCCTTAGcactcaaaataaaaagtgaatttaCTAAAAAAGAACTAGTGAACATGAATAGCAGTTAGGTGGTCTCCACAAGGATTTACTTATCTAATTCCTAGATCTATATATAAATGATCTATATTGCACTACAAGAAATGTAAGATATAATGACTTAGTTTTAATTGGGCAAaatccacaaccaaagcaaCACTATTGCTAGGGGAAGGAATAACTGCCTGCTATAAAAGGTCTTATAATTGAGGGAAGAAATAGGTTGTTGCTATAAGAGCTCTTATAGTTAGGAGAAGAAATGAGCTGCTATTATAAATGGCTCAATAGAGCTACTATATAACCACTACCTCTGTCGCTCACTTCGGACTGCCAAGAACCCACTAAGAGCCACTTCCTTACTTCAAACTGTTGAGAACCCACTGGTGAGAATCTTCAAATGacttgtgattttgttttcttactaattgtttgacatttttcttctattcaCTCTTCTCAACCCTCAATGTTGAGAGACGTTGCTAGTGATGGCCATTGAACTCTTCTTCCAAAGGCATAAAACCTTAGGAGCTGAGTCAGCAACTAGATTGCTGATGAACAACCAACTCGCTCACCGAACTCCTTGCCATACTCGAATCAGAATTGCATGTCAGAGACTAATGAGAAATAACCCTAGGAACTGAGTCTTTTTCCCCAAATTTTTAATCtccaaagaaatgaaatttgattctgtttattttcctctttggcCTTTGTTTGGCTTATTtgagtgaaaaaaatgaaatttgattttctataggGAGCAAGAGCTATTTTTTAGGCTTAACTTCGGTTCACTGTCAAGAGCTGCTCAAATATAGAGATTGCTGTTAATCTAGTAGCCTCACCTTCTAACTGGCACTAAAGATTTCTATTTACTTCTTACACTTTCCTGGGTAAATCTAGGATTTCTAGTTTCTGGAAATCAAAGTAATGGATAGTTGATGTTGCTTGAGGCATTCAGCTCGTATTGTCTCTGTTTCCTAGTGATAGAATGGTAATGAAGATTCATTCTAATCTTGGTTGCACTTCAATAGGTTGAACTGCAATGAGCCTTTCATTCCAATTTTAtgttaatttcattatttttatttcatcatcatCTCTAAGTTTTTCTCATTCCACCTCTAaataatgttttcaattttattaatttcatatttcctGTTTCTtactttataaaattgttttcttctttgattgCTAAGAAAATCAGGGAAAAGAAGATAATAAAtgtttacaatttattttcttaaaaattttatcttttatattattttacaatttattaATTCTTACTTTAGAATTAATAAGACTGTTCCTTTGCTGAGAATGAAATGGTATCcaaaaaatcttaataaagattcatttcaatattttgttgCACTTAATACTCTagaatggaatgaaaatttcattCCCATTTTGAGCTAACTTCATGATTTTTATTGCATACAATCTCTAAGCTATTCTTGCCCACTCCAAATAGCGGTTTccattttatcaaaaatttcatattttatatttttaatctatgaGAAAggaaaactttttatttaattacacTTGGAGAAAAAACATTTCCAAACGCACTCTAATTCTCTCAACTGTATATCCAGCCTTTAAACGAGATGAAATGGTGATCTCCGTGAAAATCTGGCACATATGATTGTAATCCCTTGCAGAAGTTTTCTTGACttgtttctcaaaaaaattcaattaaataattggGATTCCAGGGCGATAAGGCAGAAATTCTCCTTTTGGGGCAGTAGTTTAATGTGTTGGACCAATATCCTGCTCAAGCAAATGTGAATGTGGATGAATAGGTCGGCTCCATGTGAAACTAAGACAAGATTTGgtgcatgaattgactgaaaCATTAGAACTGAAACATCAATcttcatgatgatgatgattattattgttgttgtaaAGATTGTCCAAATAATTAAGTCCTCTCTCTGTAAAGATTTTTGTAATTCTTGAAGTTTAAGTCTTGAAATTAAAGCCTCAGAATATTCTCAAATATCTGATAATTTGGCATCTGTAAATGGGTATGCAGCCAAGCTGTTGAAACTCTAGTTGAGTCCTGCctgatattaaaattttgatttcttaggcAAACAGAAAACTTGTAATTAAGCAGGATATTATAAGTGTATGTTGTGAACTATGTTTTGGTTTTAAGACTGATGCATTGGCATAAAATATAACTTAATGCTAGTTAAACTACTGTGGTAATGAAGGAGAACTGCTGATGAAGTTTCAAGTGTAACAAGCAGTGTCATAACCTCTACTTGCAACTATGTTTGATGTTTCTTACCTTAGTTGATGTTCTTGTTGTATTGGCCATCTACCAGTTGGAGTTTATGGTTTCCAAACTCCTCTTCATTCATTTAATTCTCCAAGACACATCGATTCACCTtctttattcttgttttcaagGGCAAAGACTCTTTGTTTACTATTCTACAAAAAATTATGTAGTAGCATTTCATCTTGTATCAGTACCTAATTTGAAATGACCACTTCCTCTATTCTACAAAAAGTCGGTGAactctttctaaaaattatgtCATTAACATTTATGTAAACTCATCATTACCAGCCCCAAATAGCATCTTCTACGTTAGGGACCTTAATTCCCAATGTAGATGCTCAAGAGTGGCCTGTGCACAGTGTGTAAGTTGagtttcaaatgaaaattcacTCTAAACCCATGATGTAGAAAATCCCAAGACTTCACTGTAACCAAATCAGCATTCTAATGTATATGAACAAAACCAACAGAAGATGCAATTCATCTCAGGATTGAACAAAATAAGCAAATATTTATATGGTCATAAACCAAAAAGCGTCATCATAGAACTCATAAAATGAGAGTATTATCCAAAAGAATACATGTccatcaaaataagaaataaatcaaatcttttccagaaaaaggaaagagaaaatgtCAATCAGTAGAGGTCTTGGCTTCTTCAGCATTAACATCGATGGTAAGAGTGGTAGCAATGATGGCTTCAGCATCAGCTTCAATCCAGAACTCTGAATCTCAGTAAGAGTGGCAGCAATGATGGCTTCAGCATCAATAGTGGCAATCTACCCTCCTACTAAAACTCCACCGTGACTCGATTAGTAACACCATCAAGAGTAGTAACATGATCTTCAGTAGCTAGCTACACAAGCAATTTCCGTTGATTGAGCCTCATCACCCTTCATTACTTCTGTCTTATCAACTACCTGATGATCTTTAGGTCTAAGAAGAATCTGAGTCTACCTCAATAATAATAACTGAGTCAACTTCCTTTGCATGCATGCCCTTGCTCTCTAGTCAAATTAGTACCTTCTTGATGCTCTTCCTcctttcatcttcttccttaGCTAGCACTTCATTAACATCAGTGGCAACAACATCAGGAATTCCCCCCTCCTGAAGGTCTATATCAAATGAAGGAACCTCGTGTCCTTTCCTTTAGCAATAACAGCTTCACACATTCAGTTAACAGCTCCATTCTCCTGTCCATCCTTTGCATAAATTGGAGCCTTACATAAAATATGGAATATCTCCTGAAGATACAGTGGGGACAGTAGGAATAGTTGAAGAACCTTGTGTAGAACTTGTGACTAAAGGTACATGGGCAACTCCCTCTTCAACTATTCTAACCATCTGCCTCAtccttttctttgtatttctttccaTTCTGCTTCCTTTTGTGTACAGAATATTTCAAAGCTTCCACATTGTAAAATTCTGTAGCATCAAATTTTTCCTCATTCCCACTGAATTTAAACACACTTTCTAATTGAATAGCCAGTGACAAACCTGGACAATGCCAACGCATACTTCTTGCTGTGAGAAGTAttgttttctttcactttttccacaaaatataaaaaagtatcCACCATACCCCCTTACATAAACAATACAATTCCTGAAAAGAAAAACCTTTCCTTTCTGTGACATGTCTATAAGGAGAGAAATTGGTTCTATACACCTGATCCACAAACCATAGCTCCTATGATGCCTCTAGTCTTCTAGCAGTTGTGGGAGAGCTAGAACCACAAGGCACTAAAGTGGCCACCATCCTCTGGAAAGTAAGATTAGTGTAAGGTAGAAAATTTCCTCCTTAAGGTGCCATTGTGGGCAACCCAGCCTGTGCCAAAGATTTTTCAGCGACCATCCCCTCTCTTCcattaatagaaaaatgtaACACAGATTTTCCAGGGGCTCTCCTCTCAAAGATAGCATAAAAATCTCTCACCACAATATGCatgataaaaataatctatGAATACATCATAGGCTCTATCCCATATCTCCTCATTAGCTCCATTGATCTCATTGTCTCTGGAAAAGTATTGCATTCAGGCACCAAATAATCACTCTCTGCCAATAAGAATGCATTCCGGTCTCCTTTAGACTGGTGGTAGTCCCCTTGGCACTAAATTATGAACTTCTTTAGTAACCACAGCCTTTCCCTTCTCCTTTTCTGTCAATTTCTTTGGCTaaactttttctatttctttatccttcttcttcttatctCTTTTAGCTTTCTTTATGGCTTCCTCTGGAGTCATTTCAGTTTCAGGCTCTTTCCCCTTCCCCTTCATATTCTCTTCAGTTGGCTTCTTACTTGGGCTAGTTACTGCCACATTCTTCCCCACAGGAGACTTCCCTTTCAAAAGAGATTGACCCTTAGATTGCACCTCTTTTTCTTTACCCTTTTTGTTATTCGCAGCCTGTAGTGATTGTTCGCTAGCTATCATCAGTCTAGGTGATCCATCAATAATAATTCCTCCTATCTGCTCGATGACAGGTTGTACATCAATCCTTTTTTCATTCTGCATTTTCAGAGTGAAAACTAAAATCCGAAACATATTTCAAACAAGCTTGACATTTCCAAAAGTATATATTCATTCAGAGTCGAACAGATAttcattgaaaataatgaaGGCATATTAATGAAGAATGGATACAAATGGCAGAGTTCATCCAAACATTCATACAAAGCCGCAAAATCTATCTAGAAGAATCATTGCACATGCATATGTTAACTTTGAAGAACCCTCAAGAGCATCGTGCTCATCTGTTTCTACTAGAATCATTAAGATGGAAGAAGGATTTACATCCTCAAAACCTAAGAATATTAAGTTGTTAGGTCAGAAGCCACATAAATATAGAACAACCCCATTATTATGAAGATAAGGAACCTACACAAGAATCACATGATATATCACCCACATCAACTATTAAAAAGACTTCCTTTCAGTGAGGCAAAAAGAAACTTAATGAACCGATATCACATTTTTGGCTACTCCAACACAAAACCCATTACACCAAAATAAAAGCATTGAATCATTATTCTTTGATACTGAAATGTTCAAGACTCTTAATAATGCAAAGCACATTTATTTAGCATGGCCCTCTTCCATGGCCAACTGTTTGGGTATCAGATGGTGAAGTTGAAGATGATGCCATGGTCTGTAGCTCCTTGATTTGGAGTTGAACATGCTTATGAAGCTTTTGAATCAGATCGGCCCTTCGCTTGAGACCATCCATATCAAGCTCAATAACAGGTTCTTCCCACCGGCCCTTGCTCCTGTCTAggctttttttcttgattttcttttcttgctccTTGGCTGCTTTCATTTGCGTGCAAGCTTCTTTATAGTTTTGGTGAAGCTCATTAAGCCTAACACGACGATAAGGCTCAAGAAGATTTTGGGTACCATCACATGGTGTATGGTTTTCACTTAAAAGCTTATTAGTAATCGACTTGATACATGGATGACCAAATGAGAATGGCTTCCCATTCGGGGAGAAAGCTAAAATACCAACTTCTGCACCGCAAAGGGTAGAAAGCTCACTTGCCTTTCTATAGATCCCAGATCTGCGCTTCGAGAAGGAAACAAGGCGATCCTCTTCATTGTTCATCTTTCTCATCTCAACCTTTTTATGGCTTTTAGCTTGCTTCTTCTCCATGACCAaaaatttttttgaacaaaaaatatttcagaagatagaaatgaaaggaatGAGATGTTGAGCAGCTTGGTGGTGGTCTAATTAAATAGGACAGCGCCATGCAATTATCATCTGTCCATGTTTAAAAAAGATTGTAGGATAGAAATTTATGGTAATTAAGTAGGATAATGGCAGGAAATGACCTTCTTTCTATATTTAAGAAGTTTATATGATGaaatagttaattaattaaataggataacaccatgaaattaatgtttttctatgTTCAAAAAATTTAGCGAGTGCATGATAAATTTTGCAAGTTAATAGTGTAATTCTTGGATATTTAGCTATGATTTTCATCATCATAGTCAATTTTTCCTAATATgattgataaatatttatagTGGAGTCAAGTTTTTCTTTATGATTgagttaaaaaagaaatgaatattaTCTTGAGAAGAAGTTTAAAAGGTATATAATATTCACAAGGAAGAATGCTTTTTCATCTCATTTTGATTCTTGAATATTACTTAAGATagctatttatttttacaagatttttaataagaaatgcaaaaaaaaaaaaaaaaaaaaaaaaaaagatttaagtcCATGCTCAAATTAACATAGTtttcaattcaataaaatatgaaacaaaacGAAAAATTAAGGAAAGTTGATCTGTCATTTCCAATGCACGCATGGAATGAAAATGCAAAACCATGGACATGCTTATGATTAAAGATATTATGATATTGTAGATacttaataatcataataataataataataataataataataataataataataaaacaataataatattttaagagtacaatttttattttttgaaaattaaaaacatttatgtaATGGGTTTTCCTACCAATTGGATGTttgataaataagtaaaataatttgaaattaatttttgcacatatatatatcatcaGATTGAACCCAAATCTACTAAGAGTGCGTTTGAGAGTGTTTCTATTCGAAGTTCTTTTAATGGAagttagaaagtgtttttaaaagaatcatatatgaaatgtttcttcataaaacattttttaacatttttaaaattttaaagtattatctaaattttattaaacacctaatccattttttaaaaacactttttaaaactaaaagtgTATTTGACACTGacttttgaaaacatatttagcttttttaatataaaaactttttagtattagaaaagttaaaaacattttctaaaatcactgctAAACGgactttaaaagtgtttcctataATCACCGTAAAACGTAATTTAATTCACATGATTTCCAATCTTCTTTGcaagttttattaaaagttGAGACTTATGGAACTGGAACTGGAACTTTTGAATGatgaatattttcattttcaattagtTCAAATTAGGATCACTGCTACTGAATGATTACCGATGAGAGATTCTATCTGTTTCTAGTTTTTATATAATCTTCATTtgataaacaatttaaaattacaaagcACTGGCCTTATTATGCTTCTCCTCAATATACTACATTTCTACTTGGagataataaaaagttaaagaggaagaagaagataaaggcTGGAAGGAATAAGTCTCCCATGGATTATGCCTACCAAAAGGTGAATGATATGTATAGATTTAGGATTCAGTATTTACTAAGAAAACAAGTATATTTTCTCTCTTCAAGGTTTTGCGGGTCTCTAAAATAGATTATTGAAATGATATCTTCTCTaggttctaaatttaaaatattttatttataaattctatAAATAGTCTGCACAATTAataatcttttcattttcatttcaacttGTTAAAATTTCATGTGCTATATTTTTACTTTGCATGACAATCTTGGGGCAAAATTGCTTAATGGGTTCCATAAATTAgcaagagaaaataaataagtaattatGTAGTAAAAGGACTAAAtgataattaagttaaaatCTAAGATTAACAGTATACTAGATCAAATCACTAACCAAAATTTGCCTATAAATATAGATATGATTTGTAATGATCTTCATTGATGATTCGCCAAGGTacaagagaagagagagaagagaaatgATGTTTGGAGATTGTTGGactttaataaatttaacttGATGATGATCTTTTTGTACatgatattcaaattttgtGACTCGTTTAAatctattcaaaataattaatcaaattgaggTCAATTAAGTATTAACTTGAGTCTGCAATGAAttcattgttattttaatttattgatttctactaaaattgattcaagtaattaaattctatattttttaatacttgggAAAAGAACAatctcaataataaaaatattatttggtaacatttcttgttttttttataacttcttttttaaaaaaacaaaaattaaaatagaaaatagaagaatttttctaaatttatctccaaaaaggaacaaattttaaaaattaagatataaaaaaaatttactatgtcaaaaatttttgaaaatttaaaagtaaattttaaggatataaattaaatttactttttatataagatttatactatattctatttt
This window contains:
- the LOC117908293 gene encoding agamous-like MADS-box protein AGL29, translating into MEKKQAKSHKKVEMRKMNNEEDRLVSFSKRRSGIYRKASELSTLCGAEVGILAFSPNGKPFSFGHPCIKSITNKLLSENHTPCDGTQNLLEPYRRVRLNELHQNYKEACTQMKAAKEQEKKIKKKSLDRSKGRWEEPVIELDMDGLKRRADLIQKLHKHVQLQIKELQTMASSSTSPSDTQTNEKRIDVQPVIEQIGGIIIDGSPRLMIASEQSLQAANNKKGKEKEVQSKGQSLLKGKSPVGKNVAVTSPSKKPTEENMKGKGKEPETEMTPEEAIKKAKRDKKKKDKEIEKV